One Saccharopolyspora erythraea NRRL 2338 genomic region harbors:
- a CDS encoding ParB/RepB/Spo0J family partition protein has product MTHEGSHEETTPEPTEWQPIRSDDLPIVTLSINSLLIDGSPRRAGADDEHIRLLAESEERLPPIIVHGRSGRVIDGVHRVHAATLRGEDKIEARVYEGTDGDAFLLAVQMNIAHGLPLTRADRTTAAARIIQLYPHWSNRRIATVTGLSAGTVGKLRWRSNSHDARSPTRVGKDGRVRPANGSAARRQVAKLLTENPTASIRAIANEAGVSHSTVHGVRQRVRAGQDPALRQQEAPESLTTPQPPEICAPQETIETPGPACGSDVAAILENLKADPSLRFKEAGRFLLRWLDQNRVEMTAPKRIAEMVPDHCAASVAKLARGYARAWSEFAAQLEER; this is encoded by the coding sequence ATGACCCACGAAGGTTCGCATGAGGAAACCACCCCTGAGCCGACCGAATGGCAGCCCATCCGGTCGGATGATCTGCCGATAGTCACTCTGTCGATCAATTCTTTGCTGATTGATGGTTCCCCACGGCGGGCCGGCGCGGATGACGAGCACATCAGACTGCTCGCCGAGTCCGAGGAGCGACTACCTCCGATTATCGTACACGGTCGATCCGGGCGGGTCATCGATGGAGTACACAGGGTTCACGCCGCAACCCTGCGTGGTGAGGACAAAATCGAGGCAAGAGTGTACGAGGGCACGGATGGCGATGCTTTCCTGCTCGCGGTACAGATGAACATCGCGCACGGACTGCCGCTGACCCGGGCTGATCGGACCACGGCAGCGGCCCGGATCATCCAGTTGTACCCGCACTGGTCGAACCGGAGGATCGCCACCGTCACCGGTCTCTCCGCAGGGACTGTCGGCAAGCTGCGCTGGCGTTCGAACTCGCACGATGCCCGGTCACCCACGAGGGTGGGCAAGGACGGCCGTGTGCGACCCGCCAACGGCTCCGCGGCCAGACGGCAGGTCGCCAAACTGCTGACCGAGAATCCCACCGCGTCGATCCGCGCCATTGCGAACGAGGCCGGGGTATCGCATTCCACCGTGCATGGCGTGCGGCAACGCGTGCGTGCAGGCCAGGATCCTGCATTGCGGCAGCAGGAAGCACCAGAATCATTGACCACACCCCAGCCGCCGGAGATCTGCGCTCCTCAAGAAACGATCGAGACGCCGGGCCCCGCATGCGGTAGTGACGTTGCCGCCATCCTGGAAAATCTCAAGGCAGACCCATCGCTGCGGTTCAAGGAGGCGGGCCGGTTCCTGCTCCGGTGGCTGGACCAGAACCGGGTGGAAATGACGGCACCCAAAAGGATCGCCGAAATGGTGCCCGACCACTGCGCGGCCTCGGTGGCGAAGCTGGCACGCGGGTACGCACGGGCCTGGAGCGAATTCGCGGCACAGCTCGAAGAGCGCTGA